The Gemmata palustris genome includes a region encoding these proteins:
- the acpP gene encoding acyl carrier protein, translating into MSVEQRVIDIVSEHFAYDKEKITRNTTFIEEIGADSLDIVEFVMELEEEFDIQIPDDQAEKIKTVGEATDYIDTAIKNKPQ; encoded by the coding sequence GTGTCCGTTGAGCAACGTGTCATCGACATCGTGAGCGAGCACTTCGCCTACGACAAAGAAAAGATTACCCGCAACACCACGTTCATCGAAGAGATCGGCGCGGACTCGCTCGACATCGTCGAGTTCGTGATGGAGCTGGAAGAAGAGTTCGACATCCAGATCCCCGACGACCAGGCCGAAAAAATTAAGACCGTCGGCGAAGCCACCGACTACATCGACACCGCTATCAAGAACAAGCCACAGTGA
- a CDS encoding serine/threonine-protein kinase — MPDTQPQTAPRPDLTGRTLGDFHILRRIGAGGMGQVYLARQTSLKRDVALKLLRDELNTNLTALARFQAEAQAVAKLNHPNIVHIHQIGEADGLRYMVLEFVEGRNLRDYMARKGPPDLPITLSVVRQVALALQKAHEQGIVHRDIKPENILVTRKVEVKVTDFGLSRFFAGEVPATNITQSGVTLGTPLYMSPEQVQGHTVDNRSDIYSFGVTCYHLLAGEPPFRGTSAFDVALKHVQEKPRPLADLRPDLPADVCGMVHKMMAKNPDDRYQSARDVLRDLVKVRDGLTTGTAQFALSQGNGKGRSLATAGESTSSLTRAAVPSSGHPGARWGLWLLIACACALAAIGGVLLYGGLNPSADPAHAPAGANHSGPGLPDVRSPDRLNTTRERELLVVLNTEGTKPDDAIKASVELGLLYVRERRLPEANERFERLRGREKEWRDPLAARTASVAGRLGLAVVLAHENKPEPSNKLFLDVVQDQPKFGGPGGPKFERSAFSVSGTLLRYPDLSHAVSDALNRNAANLGKTKLEPAALEQLRSPQRVGKKD, encoded by the coding sequence ATGCCGGATACCCAGCCGCAAACCGCACCGCGGCCCGACCTCACCGGCCGCACGCTGGGGGACTTTCACATCCTCCGCCGGATCGGGGCGGGCGGCATGGGGCAGGTGTACCTCGCCCGGCAAACGTCCCTCAAGCGCGACGTCGCGCTCAAACTGCTCCGCGACGAGCTGAACACGAACCTCACCGCGCTGGCCCGGTTCCAGGCCGAAGCTCAAGCGGTCGCGAAGCTCAACCACCCCAACATCGTTCACATCCACCAGATCGGCGAGGCCGACGGGCTCCGGTACATGGTGCTGGAGTTCGTCGAGGGGCGCAACCTGCGCGACTACATGGCCCGCAAGGGGCCGCCCGATTTGCCGATCACCCTGAGCGTGGTGCGGCAGGTCGCGCTCGCGCTCCAGAAGGCCCACGAGCAGGGCATCGTTCACCGCGACATCAAGCCGGAAAACATTCTGGTGACGCGGAAGGTCGAAGTGAAGGTGACCGACTTCGGCCTGAGCCGGTTCTTCGCCGGGGAGGTGCCGGCCACGAACATCACGCAGAGCGGCGTCACGCTCGGCACGCCGCTGTACATGTCCCCGGAGCAGGTCCAGGGCCACACGGTTGATAACCGCAGCGACATCTACTCCTTCGGTGTCACCTGCTACCACCTGCTCGCGGGGGAGCCGCCGTTCCGCGGCACGTCCGCGTTCGATGTGGCGCTGAAGCACGTGCAGGAGAAGCCCCGGCCACTGGCGGACCTGCGGCCCGACCTGCCAGCGGACGTGTGCGGCATGGTCCACAAGATGATGGCGAAGAACCCGGACGACCGCTACCAGTCCGCGCGCGACGTCCTGCGCGACCTGGTGAAAGTGCGGGACGGGTTAACAACGGGTACCGCTCAATTCGCACTCTCTCAGGGCAACGGGAAGGGCCGCTCACTGGCCACCGCGGGCGAATCCACGTCTTCACTCACTCGGGCCGCGGTGCCGTCTTCGGGGCACCCGGGGGCACGGTGGGGGCTGTGGCTCCTCATCGCGTGCGCGTGTGCGCTCGCCGCGATCGGTGGGGTGCTCCTGTACGGGGGGCTGAACCCGTCCGCGGACCCGGCGCACGCGCCCGCCGGTGCGAACCACAGCGGGCCGGGGCTGCCCGACGTGCGCTCCCCCGACCGGCTCAACACGACGCGCGAGCGCGAGTTGCTCGTGGTCCTCAACACCGAGGGGACGAAACCGGACGACGCGATCAAGGCGTCGGTTGAACTCGGGCTCCTCTACGTGAGGGAGCGGCGCTTGCCGGAAGCCAACGAGCGGTTCGAGCGCTTACGGGGGCGCGAGAAGGAGTGGCGCGACCCGCTCGCGGCGCGGACCGCCAGCGTCGCGGGGCGCCTGGGGCTGGCGGTGGTGCTGGCCCACGAGAACAAGCCGGAGCCGTCCAACAAGCTGTTCCTGGACGTGGTGCAGGATCAACCGAAATTCGGCGGCCCCGGCGGGCCGAAGTTCGAGCGGTCCGCGTTCAGCGTGAGCGGAACGCTGCTCCGCTACCCGGACCTGAGCCACGCCGTTTCGGACGCACTCAACCGCAACGCCGCGAACCTCGGCAAAACCAAGCTCGAACCCGCCGCGCTGGAGCAGCTCCGCTCCCCGCAGCGCGTCGGGAAAAAGGATTAG
- the fabD gene encoding ACP S-malonyltransferase — protein MPRTAFLFPGQGAQTVGMAGALCQALPAANDLFQRASAILGYDLLDVCVSGPPERLSATDVSQPAIFVASLAALEQLKATEPDAVTGVVATAGLSLGEYTALAFAGALSFEDGVKLVQARGRAMQDAAVATPSGMVSVLGMEVPEVEALVIEARGSDTLEVANLLCPGNTVVSGALAALDRFEQLCVQKGGIRTVRLTVAGAFHTNLMKPADEKLAAALAGVALGAPVVPVWSNVDARPHADPAEIRGLLVRQVLSPVRWEDTLRGLFAENVERFYEIGPGRVLAGLLKRVQRKADIRNVTA, from the coding sequence ATGCCACGGACAGCCTTTCTGTTCCCCGGTCAGGGCGCGCAAACGGTCGGCATGGCGGGCGCGCTGTGCCAAGCGCTCCCGGCCGCAAACGATCTGTTCCAGCGCGCGTCCGCGATTCTGGGGTACGACCTGCTCGACGTGTGCGTGAGCGGCCCGCCGGAGCGGTTGAGCGCGACGGACGTGAGCCAGCCGGCCATCTTCGTCGCGAGCCTCGCGGCGCTCGAACAACTGAAGGCCACCGAACCGGACGCGGTCACCGGTGTCGTCGCCACGGCCGGGCTGAGCCTCGGCGAGTACACGGCGCTGGCGTTCGCGGGCGCGCTGTCGTTCGAGGACGGGGTGAAACTGGTCCAGGCGCGCGGGCGGGCCATGCAGGACGCCGCGGTCGCGACGCCCTCCGGGATGGTGAGCGTGCTCGGGATGGAAGTGCCGGAGGTCGAGGCCCTCGTAATCGAAGCGCGGGGTTCCGATACGCTCGAGGTCGCGAATTTGCTCTGCCCGGGAAACACGGTGGTGTCCGGCGCGCTCGCGGCCCTCGACCGGTTCGAGCAACTGTGCGTGCAGAAGGGCGGCATTCGTACCGTGCGGCTCACGGTGGCGGGGGCGTTCCACACGAACTTGATGAAGCCCGCCGACGAGAAACTCGCCGCCGCGCTCGCGGGCGTCGCGCTCGGCGCGCCGGTGGTGCCGGTGTGGTCGAACGTGGACGCCCGCCCGCACGCGGACCCGGCCGAAATTCGCGGGCTCCTGGTGCGGCAGGTGCTCTCGCCGGTGCGGTGGGAGGACACGCTCCGGGGCCTGTTCGCCGAGAACGTGGAGCGCTTCTACGAGATCGGGCCGGGGCGCGTCCTCGCGGGTCTGCTCAAGCGGGTCCAGCGAAAGGCCGATATCCGAAACGTCACCGCGTGA
- a CDS encoding DUF6931 family protein gives MTTPAQPRPARLAADVAKSLVLSEPAKALLSPAHTPRQFFDALAAHSDLAEDAIRFLAAALPKREGVWWALGCVRSAFPKPAPEAARAITAADAWVKEPTEVNRRACGDAASAADHGTAAGCLAAAAFWSGGSLAPPHLAAVPPRDDLTATAISAAVLLSAVVDVNHIAASYAKFLALGADIASGKARL, from the coding sequence ATGACCACGCCCGCGCAACCCCGACCCGCCCGACTCGCCGCCGACGTTGCGAAATCTCTCGTGCTGTCCGAACCGGCCAAAGCCCTACTCAGCCCGGCGCACACCCCGCGGCAATTCTTTGACGCGCTCGCCGCGCACTCGGACCTGGCCGAAGACGCGATCCGCTTCCTGGCCGCAGCGCTCCCCAAGCGCGAGGGCGTGTGGTGGGCGCTCGGGTGCGTGCGGTCCGCGTTTCCCAAACCCGCGCCCGAAGCGGCCCGCGCGATTACCGCCGCGGACGCCTGGGTGAAGGAGCCGACCGAGGTGAACCGGCGCGCGTGCGGCGACGCGGCTTCGGCGGCCGACCACGGCACCGCGGCCGGGTGCCTCGCGGCGGCGGCGTTCTGGTCCGGAGGGAGTCTCGCGCCGCCACACCTCGCCGCGGTCCCGCCGCGCGACGACCTCACGGCCACCGCGATCAGCGCGGCCGTGCTGCTATCAGCCGTCGTTGACGTGAATCACATCGCCGCGAGCTACGCGAAGTTCCTCGCACTGGGCGCGGACATCGCGTCGGGCAAAGCGCGACTCTGA
- the fabF gene encoding beta-ketoacyl-ACP synthase II — MTSSSSATRRRVVITGLGTVNPLALNVPDYWRGLLAGQSGIAPITLFSTAAHKLVSGAEVPFKVTFAGEVKGFSPEPTIDTRSARRLDRFTQFALVAAAEAVNESGLDFAKENPFRCGCILGSGIGGMAEWEDGHRTLMERGPDRLGPFLIAKMIANSASGNISIRFGLRGPNTTVSTACSSAAHAIADSVAAIRSGLADVMVSGGSEAAVTPLGLGGFIACRALSTRNDDPKAASRPWDKDRDGFVLSEGAGILVLEEYERAKARNAPIYAEVCGSGNTADAFHITAPHEDGIGAAEAMREAVKDAGWNLGDVNYINAHGTSTGLGDVAETKAVKLVFGEHAKKVMVSSTKSMIGHLLGASGGVEAVACALSIKHGVLHPTINLDNQDVEGGCDLDYIPNTAREVRVRKVLSNSFGFGGHNCSIALGAI, encoded by the coding sequence GTGACTTCTTCCTCTTCCGCGACCCGCCGCAGGGTGGTAATCACCGGCCTGGGCACGGTGAATCCGCTCGCGCTGAACGTGCCGGACTACTGGCGGGGCCTCCTCGCCGGGCAGAGCGGCATCGCGCCGATCACCCTTTTCAGCACGGCCGCGCACAAACTGGTGAGCGGCGCCGAGGTGCCGTTCAAAGTCACGTTCGCCGGCGAGGTAAAGGGCTTCAGCCCCGAACCCACCATCGACACGCGCTCGGCCCGCCGACTCGACCGCTTCACGCAGTTCGCGCTCGTCGCGGCCGCCGAAGCGGTGAACGAGAGCGGCCTCGATTTCGCGAAGGAGAACCCGTTCCGCTGCGGGTGCATCCTCGGCAGCGGGATCGGCGGTATGGCCGAGTGGGAGGACGGGCACCGCACGCTCATGGAGCGCGGCCCCGACCGGCTCGGGCCGTTCCTCATCGCGAAGATGATTGCCAACTCCGCGAGCGGCAACATCTCCATCCGGTTCGGGCTCCGCGGGCCGAACACGACCGTTTCCACCGCGTGCTCGTCCGCGGCGCACGCGATCGCAGACTCGGTGGCCGCAATTCGTAGCGGGCTCGCCGACGTGATGGTCAGTGGGGGGAGCGAGGCCGCGGTGACGCCGCTCGGATTGGGCGGGTTTATTGCGTGTCGCGCGCTGTCCACGCGGAATGATGACCCGAAAGCCGCGAGCCGGCCCTGGGACAAGGACCGCGACGGCTTCGTGCTGAGCGAGGGCGCTGGGATTCTGGTTCTCGAGGAGTACGAGCGCGCCAAGGCCCGGAACGCCCCGATCTACGCGGAAGTGTGCGGGTCGGGCAACACGGCCGATGCGTTCCACATCACGGCCCCGCACGAGGACGGCATCGGCGCCGCGGAAGCGATGCGCGAAGCCGTGAAGGACGCGGGCTGGAACCTGGGCGACGTTAACTACATTAACGCGCACGGGACCAGCACCGGCCTGGGCGACGTGGCCGAGACCAAGGCCGTGAAACTCGTGTTCGGCGAGCACGCGAAAAAGGTCATGGTGTCCAGCACCAAGAGCATGATCGGGCACCTGCTCGGCGCGAGCGGCGGCGTGGAAGCGGTCGCGTGCGCGCTGAGCATCAAGCACGGCGTACTGCACCCCACGATCAACCTGGACAACCAGGACGTCGAGGGCGGGTGCGATCTGGACTACATCCCGAACACGGCCCGCGAGGTCCGCGTGCGCAAGGTGCTGTCCAACAGCTTCGGCTTCGGCGGGCACAACTGCTCGATCGCGCTCGGCGCGATCTAG